In Astatotilapia calliptera unplaced genomic scaffold, fAstCal1.2 U_scaffold_1, whole genome shotgun sequence, one DNA window encodes the following:
- the LOC113017159 gene encoding arfaptin-1-like, with product MAVVEQRGSVTVASAVTEEEIPPKEANGNGSHASNDVTAPTAETTPDVPEEQKQSKGFSLTPEIPQGVVIQGNNSNPASEKFRRVRNWSITKYKYTRQALSEKLGRGSRTVDLDLEPRLELLKDDRQRYENMTSLAQTLASQLSQLTVTQKNLGDAFTELSVKTPTLHLEFGINADAQRFLSKSGETLTEAINAFTSDMNTLVNKTIEDTMINAKQYETVRIEYDAFRVDLEELNMGPRDAVTVPKLEQAQKDFQTQREKYEKLRDDLSVKVKLLEGNKVKVLHNQLWMLHCAFAAHSLSCQNFLEKNIQEAGEHLNNVSTDVPSFLEES from the exons atggcCGTGGTGGAGCAGAGAGGAAGTGTCACCGTGGCGTCCGCTGTCACAGAGGAAGAAATTCCTCCAAAG GAAGCAAACGGTAATGGCAGCCACGCCAGCAACGATGTTACTGCCCCCACAGCTGAGACCACTCCAGATGTTCCAGAGgaacagaagcagagcaaag GTTTCTCACTCACACCTGAGATACCCCAAGGTGTGGTGATTCAAGGTAACAACAGCAACCCTGCCAGCGAGAAGTTCAGAAGAGTTCGCAACTGGAGCATCACCAAATATAAG TATACCAGGCAGGCTCTTTCGGAGAAGCTTGGCCGTGGGTCTCGTACCGTggatctggacctggagccccGCCTCGAGCTGCTCAAAGACGACCGACAGCGCTATGAAAATATGACCAGTCTGGCTCAGACGCTTGCCAGTCAGCTCTCTCAGCTCACAGTTACCCAGAAGAACCTCGGGGATGCCTTCACAGAACTCAGCGTCAAAACCCCAACTCTGCAC CTGGAGTTTGGCATAAATGCAGACGCTCAGAGGTTTCTCTCCAAGAGCGGCGAAACGCTGACGGAAGCCATCAACGCCTTCACATCTGACATGAACACACTGGTCAACAAAACCATTGAAGACACAATGATCAATGCTAAGCAGTATGAGACTGTCAG GATCGAGTATGATGCGTTCCGAGTCGATCTGGAGGAGCTGAACATGGGCCCCCGTGATGCTGTCACCGTGCCCAAACTGGAGCAGGCCCAGAAAGACTTCCAGACTCAGAGGGAGAAGTACGAGAAGCTCCGAGACgacctgtcagtcaaagtcaAGCTGCTGGAGGGGAACAAG GTCAAAGTCCTCCATAATCAGCTGTGGATGCTCCACTGCGCCTTTGCAGCTCACAGCTTGTCCTGTCAGAATTTCCTGGAGAAAAACATCCAAGAGGCCGGAGAACATCTCAACAACGTCAGCACCGATGTCCCCTCCTTCCTGGAAGAAAGTTGA